AATCAgaattcttttgttgaatggAAAAAGAGTTGTAAGctaaatttgttgttttatttatgtataatgtgacttctttctttctttcttttaaaaaaaagcaTGTGGCAGGAGAAAATGACGGCAACAGAGAGCAGTCACCCACAAATGGTAGGGAGTCTAAAGGAGGGTGGAAACCTGCATTTATCTTGCTAGGTACTGAAAAATGATTAGTTAATTCGTAATATTCCACTTTGTACTTTTGAAAAATCAGAAATGAATGGCAACACAAGATGTTTTGATTTGACATTGTACTGAATGCAGCGAATCAAGCATTGGCCACACTTGCTTTCTTTGGAGTTGGAGTAAACTTGGTTTTGTTTCTGACTCGAGTCCTTCGCCAAGACGTTGCTGATGCTGCTAACAATGTGAGCAAGTGGACCGGAACCGTTTACATATTCTCCCTCATTGGAGCTTTTCTCAGTGATTCTTACTGGGGCCGATATTTAACCTGCTCAATCTTTCAGATCATTTTCATTGTGGTACTGCATTGTATTGAATTCATCTTCCATCTTACTATTATAACACTTTTTTGCCATTACCAACAAATGAATAATACTATAAAATTCTGAATATGCGTGTTGAACATGAACAGGGATTGGGGATGTTGTCCCTGACTTCTTGGCGATTTTTAATCAAACCAGCTGGTTGTGGCAGTGAAATAACAAAATGCAGGGAACCATCACCAGTGGGTGTTGGCGTATTCTACTTATCCATATATCTTGTGGCATTTGGATATGGAGGGCACCAGCCCACCTTGGCAACCTTTGGCGCAGATCAATTcgatgagaagaagaaaaaccaaAAGCAAAATAGAGATGCTTACTTCGGTTATTTTTACTTTGCCCTCAACGTTGGATGTTTGTTCTCCAACACTGTATTAGTATACTTTGAGGATACAGGGATGTGGACACTAGGTTTCTTGGTATCATTGGGTTCAGCTAttattgcttttattttatacttggcaggatttaaaaaatatagatatgTGAAGGCATACGGGAATCCGGTGATAAGGGTAGTTCAGGTGTTTGTGTCTGCTTTTAAAAAGTGTAAGGTTCAAGCAGGCAATGAAGAGCAACTTTATGAGGTTGATGGTCCAGAATCTGCCATAAAAGGCAGTAGAAAGATTATGCACAGCAACGATTTCAGGTAACAGCAGAAATATGTGATCGAGTAAAACAACCGactatttttattgtattcatTTCAGAACTTGGTTGTGTGGAATTGAAACTTACATCCTTGACTCATGTTCGTTGATGCTGAGCAGATTCATGGACAAGGCAGCAACGATAACGGAGAAAGATAGAAATGATCTGAAGAATCACTGGCGGCTTTGTACTATAACTCAAGTTGAAGAAGCCAAGTGTGTAATGAGAATGCTACCAGTTTGGCTATGTACTATAATTTATTCGGTTGTGTTTACACAAATGGCTTCTCTTTTTGTGGAGCAAGGGGATGTGATGAACAACAAGGTTGGAAAATTTCACTTGCCAGCAGCCACCATGTCAGTGTTTGATATCTGCAGTGTCCTTTTATGCACTGGACTTTACCGCTATATCTTAATTCCTCTGGTTGCAAAACTCTGTGGCTTTCCTAGGGGAATAACTGAACTTCAAAGAATGGGAGTTGGTCTAATTATAGGAATGCTGTCTATGGTTGCAGCTGGTGTGACAGAGTTTGCAAGGCTCAAGCAAGTTATACCTGGGGAAAAGGCTAGTTCTTTGAGTATACTCTGGCAAATCCCACAGTATGTTCTAGTTGGTGCTTCAGAAGTCTTCATGTATGTGGGTCAGTTGGAGTTTTTCAACGGGCAAGCCCCAGATGGCATAAAAAGCTTTGGGAGCTCACTTTGCATGGCATCAATTTCCCTTGGAAACTATGTGAGTAGCATGCTGGTGTACATGGTCATGGCAGTCACTGAAAGAGGTGAGAACCCAGGATGGATTCCCAATAACTTGAACGTGGGGCACATGGATAGGTTTTTCTTCCTCCTTGCAATACTAGCTGCTCTTGATTTTGTGCTGTATTTACTCTGTGCTCGCTGGTACAAGAACATCCAGAttgaagaagaaggtgacaAGAAAAACCTAGAGGACCGGGAAAATATTAGTATAGTTTGATTAAGTTcttcgttttcatttttttttctaggcATTTGTTTATCTAGATAATTTTAATAAGGCTTTTCAAGGATGATCCTTAGAGTGACACAAAGCATGACCATCTCAATTTGGGAGAGAATTCACAAAATATAGGTGGAATGAGTGCTTTCTTGATAACATTACAgccttggtttggaaagttgaTATTTGGCATTTATATTTGAGCTACAATATGAACCACTGAAAATGTTTCATAGAATATAAATCAACATAGTAAGCATTCTTTGTTTCTATGTAATGGTTCTGAACTTTGAAGCCAGTCCAAATGTGAGAGAGGATCAAACTATAAATTCCCAAGTCATTTTTCAACTCCTCTTAACAGTGCATCATTCTGACACCATTCTTTATGGTGTGAAGAATGTCACATTCACAACTTGTCGAAAATTTGTATCACTCCACAACCGACACAAATCATGTGGTTATCCAGTCGGATATAACATAAAGAAGCTAATGAGAtgcatttacatttttttctagaTAAAAGCAAACCATGCTGAggcattttctttttaaaagagTCTGCCAAAGgcttgtgtgtgtgtatgtgtatgtatatatatatatatatgcagcATAAATTTTCTAACAAGAAAACTGGACTGCATCCAAATTTGAACTCCAGAAAGGAGGAGACGAGTATATGTTTCTTGAATACTACAAATTCTCTCTAGAAACAGTGGCATGCAGTTGTTTTGCAGTGCATGCTGCCTCAGCAAGTCCGTGAAAAAGGGGGGCAACATCTTCTGCCGTCTTCAAAAGCGTTTTGCATTCTGTTAAAACAATTTACAATGTATTAAACAGCATACCATAAATTTGCACGCCAATGCAGTTGAATTGGTTATCTAACTAAAATCAACACAACAAAGAATTATTTCATGAGAAATTCGGAAAATGGACTAAAATGGACTAAACTTGCTTGATTTGAACTTGCCAGATGATTCTCAAACAATTAGTTAAGCAAATACTTactaatttaacatttattattacatCCCATGCCTAGTATCATCTCTTTTCCATCACATTTTAACATCTTAAACGTTACTGTCttcaataattaaacaaaaaaaggtGCAGAAAATGGCAAACCTGATATTTTACTGAAATTAAGCAAAGACAAAGAAGCCAGAGCCTTGAGCTCAAGTTCTCCATTTTCCAAGATTCCTTTCAACTGAGAGATGATGGATGAGAAGGTGGGAAGAGGCAATCCAGCACCAAATAGTGTAGATAGTGAAGAACTCAACCATGTCACAGTTATTAGACACGCCCTCACCAAATCTAGGTGCTTACAATCTAAACATCTCGATAAGCTCTTCAAAAATGGGCCTTCTCCATCACCAATCAATGACTCTAACAGCTTCCTTAGCAACTCTTCAACCCTTTTGTCTTCATCTTCCTATGATTTTCATTCATTTATCAGCCAAGATACATTCAGTAATTCATTCAAGCTACAAAAAGTTCATCAACGCACTGAACTGGGGACTAACTAGTGTAAAGTGTAACATCTTGCATTTTCTATGTTCTTGTGTCAATAGAATTTTTTAGGGAAAATGACAAGGCATACTAATTGTGTACTAATTGgaaaataactattttacttTCTTCTCTAACTATGTGTATCATTAAGCAAATGCTAAGAGATTGAATCCGGTATACACAGGAATAAACAATGTTTTGTCTTACCAATGAAATGGTTACTTCTATGCCATCATGATTATAACCTGCTTGTTTTAAGGTGCTAGTCTTGGTTGGTATCTTTCCGGTAGaagaaaaatggccacacaAGATTAAAAGTGCTCTGCAACACTTTTCTCGGGCCTTCTCATCGTTTAAGCTGCTATCAAGTGCCTCTGCAATGGCATTCACAGCCACCTCTCTGTATGCGCTAAACTTTTGCGGCTCAACCTGCAATGCAAATTTGCTCTAGGCTATAAGTGTGCAAGGCAGAAGCTGATTTTCATTTATCacttaatttaagaaaatattatgtaCAAAAGAGTTCAGAAGAGGGCTAAATATTGGAGGGAACTTTGAAGGCATTTGGTCTGTCAATACTGTACAGATAATTCCAGAGAAACAAAGGTTGATAGTGAAGCAAAATGCATGATTTAGGGTTAGGTTAGGATTGCACATTCCAAGTGATGGTAAGCACATTGTTCTATTACCAACATCTgactttattttcatctttccTACAGAAGATCTAGAGATGTTCAAATGCAGCAGCATCCCTTAAATGCATCAAAACACAAGGATGGATTGGAAAGTTTCCAGACAAAAATGATAGGTTACAAGTGATTATAGGTAATCATTTTATATGTAAATGCACAATTTACAGCATGCCATTATCAACTACAATTATATATGTCAAGATTTAGAGGCAGGAGGAGACTACATACTAAAACTGAAACTGTTCATTACTTTTCCTAATCTAATTTCTAAAATGAGTTCAACACATTGAAATAAGGGGAATTTTGACAAGTAGAGGGTGCACTTTAGTGGGTAAAGTTCATAGAGTTACAAACCTTTGATTGGAAATTCAGCTGTTAAGATTTATTCATTGTGATAAAATGCAcgtaaaatttaagaaaataaatttaaatcattgATTTTTCAGTGGGGTACTGTTCATGTTAAACCAGCTGAGATATTTTCTAATGATTATACAAGAAAATAGACATGAAAGGATTAAACTAGAAACACGGGTAACTTTTTCAACTTTACTTGAGCATACCAGCAGATCAAAGTGTAACAAAAGGACTGCAATTAGGGGCTTTTCAAATGGAGAAGAATTCTCGAGATACATGAGCAGAATATGCattatataaaatactttttcacCCGCCAAGCCACTTATGAATGAAGTAACATCCTTTCTCCTACAAAAAAGTAACCgagtaattaaaatttcaagGATAGTATGTCCTTAAACATTTTTTCTGGAAATTTACAACATCTGGAATATGCAGATAAATAACCAGCCAAAATGATCCTATTAGTTGTCAAAACCTTAATAGAATCCTTTTGTTAActattattcttattcttattaaaGTGGTTTAAATTATTCATCCTAGTTTTCTTCAGTCTTTTGAACCACTTCTAGCATAAAATATTGCTTACCTTTAGCACAATTTTGTTCTAAGTTTGTCATCAGTTAACTTCTCAAGACAAATGATAATCCAATTTTAGACCTTCGTTCAACAACTTAAACACCTTTAAcgtattctctcttttttcaaatGAGGTTATATCCACTTCTCAAATAAACAAGTCCATAAGTTTTAACACTCAACGCTCATTTCCTCTTAGTTAATGTCTCAACCAACTTTGGGCATTTAAGATTGCTGCAAACTATTTTTGCTGTAATTCAGATAAGTTTAGACAAAAGGAATGGAAGTTTTTATCACCGAAATGGTAGACAATTACATCAAAATATGTAATTGaatatacaaaattgataaGGTTCACCTCTTCATTGATAAAAGTTCAGTAAGGAATAGTATTGcatttgttgttggggtaaCCTCCTTGCTGTGAAGAAGCTCGAGAAGACACTTTCTGTTAACATTCCTTGCTATCTTATATATGCAACCAGAGTCTACTTGAATACAATTTAGCAAGAGTGACACCACTTGTGATTTTTCTTCCACATTTCCCTGTTCAAACCTTctaaaaagaaatggaagaaatccTAAAGACATGAGATGCTTAACATAAGTTGATTTCTCCTCTTCTTTCAGAGAGGAGAAAAGACTCTCTAACTTGAAAACAGCAGCCTCGTCTCCTTCTTTCAACTTGAGATCCTCTGAATTCTCCACTCTTTTGGAAGCAAGACCAAGAAGGCAATCAAAACGATCTGACCTCCAATTATCAATCAAACGCTTCAAAATAAGGTTGGTAAATGGAATGGCCACGCATTCCAAGGCAATACCTGTTACCGGGCATGTTCTATTTCCCTTTTCAAACCATGCTTTGATGGCCTCTCTTTCAAAGGTTTGACCTGTCTCTAGGGTGACCGGTTCCTCAAAGAGATTTCCAGTTAGAGAACAAATAAACTCCGGTGGAGTGCTTGGAAAATCTAATCCTGCACCAATATTTTCATGTACAATCCAATATTTAATAGAATATGCTATCTGAAGGAAGGTACATCAGTAAAACATGTGATTTTCTCACCTTGAAGAACATAACTTTTCTTATTTGGCTGCACgtgaaagattaaaaattatagaagaTCAGATGTATGAAGTCACAAACACTACATAGACAGTGAAACAGTAGTAAGACTGAAAGAATATGCTTCACATTTCTAAAACAAATGTTTCACCTTTTTAAGACCAAGTTCATTTGCTTTTTGGTATGGTAGGGCATCAACAGTGTGATTGTTTAAATTAGTTTGCATAGAGAAAGAGTTACTAATTTCATCACTGACATTCCTTTTCCGCACTTCTTCTGCAGCTTCCATTGAATTTCCTTTGTGCTGTCACATGTCAATGATAATATAACGTAAGTGAGATGTAAAGCAAAAATAGAAACACGTATGTTAATGTCATTCAAAGCATAAAACAGTTTTTGTAAATTATATGAATCAAAATCTACAAAGTACGGTTTCAAACAAAAGGACCAATGATACAATTTCAGATTTTGCATATCAGATACTGAAGAGGACTCAATGTGGTAAAAGAGTAATCTACTACAGTGATGCAGATCAAAGGATGAGATGAAAATAGGAGAGGGAGAACTACCTAAAAGAATTTATGGTAAAATTGTATTCAGTTAAGGGACAACAAATGAATCAACTGGTTAACCATGTtcaaagaataaataatatacgGAAAACAGAAATATCTTACAGGCTTGATTGTATCAATAGCTACACCTTGAGAGAAACCTTCAATATCTTGATCTGTAAATTTAACAGTTTCAGACTCATATGTTAATGTCTGTTCAACAAATGTTGAACCATAAGAGCCTTTCATGCAGTTGTCTTGGTTACCATCATCCTTAACATCTTTGACTTGGTAAACTCCTGATCTTCTAAAGCTACCAAACATAGAATCATACAGTTTCTTGCTGACCATTGGCTGTGGTGAGAATGGGTCAATGGAGCTAGCAGACTCAAAAGAGTGACCAAGTGAACTTCCCTCTTGACTTCTTGAGACAGAAACTGATGGAATTCCAATTGAAGGAACTGTTGGAGATTCCACTCCTTCAGTAAGCCAATCTTTGTAATATACAGAAAATATATGAGTTCCAGAATCCAAATGCTCATTATACACCTCTTGAAGAAGTTTTagtcttcttgttttgtttggtGTGTCTACTAGAACTCCTTCTTCCTTCTTGTACCATGCCTTCAAATGAGAAAGTTGTGGAGAAAATAGATGCTTCCACAGTTCAGGAAACAACATAGTCCGTGCCTGAAAGGGTGAATCACAAAACACTTGCAAGAGATGCTTTGCTGAcaccttattttttttctgcatCATGTAGACCACACTGAGGTAAAGATGAGCACATGCTGACAACTTATAATT
This sequence is a window from Vigna angularis cultivar LongXiaoDou No.4 chromosome 2, ASM1680809v1, whole genome shotgun sequence. Protein-coding genes within it:
- the LOC108321615 gene encoding putative E3 ubiquitin-protein ligase LIN, whose translation is MASSLEELLAEDGFKGIRRVPRSRSSFHYGASSEPLYSMEGRLCVSSERIRPQRQKSDASRYQITSGQQKTDTHTAKNRRSRDNVIFRGEMDERLEVEAQKNSSRDTDSGEEVHTKSSEYMPRDEITEVMEPEASRFEDTYSKEVSAKGGKEKNIYELVEDKKWAEKPAKDAKVQSRSSSMHMRRHLSETGKKINPQKSFEYSSRNKSRNLAVQVASSLALDEVAVQAVVSILNGYINRFPKDEDFRSTLHHRCFSSLNFLELKEEKIAQNKVIRSLEQAIEAIEQSVEEPVSAMYLKRTTMQLSIITGLGLNDLKYDCTCGIPNYKLSACAHLYLSVVYMMQKKNKVSAKHLLQVFCDSPFQARTMLFPELWKHLFSPQLSHLKAWYKKEEGVLVDTPNKTRRLKLLQEVYNEHLDSGTHIFSVYYKDWLTEGVESPTVPSIGIPSVSVSRSQEGSSLGHSFESASSIDPFSPQPMVSKKLYDSMFGSFRRSGVYQVKDVKDDGNQDNCMKGSYGSTFVEQTLTYESETVKFTDQDIEGFSQGVAIDTIKPHKGNSMEAAEEVRKRNVSDEISNSFSMQTNLNNHTVDALPYQKANELGLKKPNKKSYVLQGLDFPSTPPEFICSLTGNLFEEPVTLETGQTFEREAIKAWFEKGNRTCPVTGIALECVAIPFTNLILKRLIDNWRSDRFDCLLGLASKRVENSEDLKLKEGDEAAVFKLESLFSSLKEEEKSTYVKHLMSLGFLPFLFRRFEQGNVEEKSQVVSLLLNCIQVDSGCIYKIARNVNRKCLLELLHSKEVTPTTNAILFLTELLSMKRRKDVTSFISGLAGEKVFYIMHILLMYLENSSPFEKPLIAVLLLHFDLLVEPQKFSAYREVAVNAIAEALDSSLNDEKAREKCCRALLILCGHFSSTGKIPTKTSTLKQAGYNHDGIEVTISLEDEDKRVEELLRKLLESLIGDGEGPFLKSLSRCLDCKHLDLVRACLITVTWLSSSLSTLFGAGLPLPTFSSIISQLKGILENGELELKALASLSLLNFSKISECKTLLKTAEDVAPLFHGLAEAACTAKQLHATVSRENL
- the LOC108321614 gene encoding protein NRT1/ PTR FAMILY 7.1; the protein is MAQTEPEIADSHTANSPCNIDATEHVAGENDGNREQSPTNGRESKGGWKPAFILLANQALATLAFFGVGVNLVLFLTRVLRQDVADAANNVSKWTGTVYIFSLIGAFLSDSYWGRYLTCSIFQIIFIVGLGMLSLTSWRFLIKPAGCGSEITKCREPSPVGVGVFYLSIYLVAFGYGGHQPTLATFGADQFDEKKKNQKQNRDAYFGYFYFALNVGCLFSNTVLVYFEDTGMWTLGFLVSLGSAIIAFILYLAGFKKYRYVKAYGNPVIRVVQVFVSAFKKCKVQAGNEEQLYEVDGPESAIKGSRKIMHSNDFRFMDKAATITEKDRNDLKNHWRLCTITQVEEAKCVMRMLPVWLCTIIYSVVFTQMASLFVEQGDVMNNKVGKFHLPAATMSVFDICSVLLCTGLYRYILIPLVAKLCGFPRGITELQRMGVGLIIGMLSMVAAGVTEFARLKQVIPGEKASSLSILWQIPQYVLVGASEVFMYVGQLEFFNGQAPDGIKSFGSSLCMASISLGNYVSSMLVYMVMAVTERGENPGWIPNNLNVGHMDRFFFLLAILAALDFVLYLLCARWYKNIQIEEEGDKKNLEDRENISIV